Proteins from a single region of Psychrobacter cryohalolentis K5:
- a CDS encoding YaiI/YqxD family protein — MQIWVDADSVPLIAKDLIIKTAERTQTMAIFVANQPIKLRKSPLLVMTVVPSGFDKADDYIVEQIQPGDLAITSDIPLANDILDKGGMVLTTRGVVYDKNNIKQKLNMRDFMDTMRGTGVLELQEMSGQKPYGDRDKKAFADGLNKLVR; from the coding sequence ATGCAGATTTGGGTAGATGCAGATTCAGTGCCTTTGATTGCCAAAGACTTGATTATTAAGACCGCTGAGCGTACACAAACGATGGCGATATTTGTCGCCAATCAGCCAATCAAACTGCGTAAATCGCCTCTACTGGTGATGACTGTCGTGCCCTCTGGCTTTGATAAAGCCGATGATTATATCGTTGAGCAGATTCAGCCGGGTGATTTGGCGATTACCAGTGACATCCCTTTGGCCAATGACATTTTGGACAAAGGTGGCATGGTACTGACAACACGCGGTGTGGTCTATGACAAAAACAATATTAAGCAAAAGCTCAATATGCGTGATTTTATGGACACCATGCGTGGTACTGGCGTGCTTGAGCTGCAAGAGATGAGCGGACAAAAACCTTATGGCGATCGTGATAAAAAAGCCTTTGCCGATGGGCTAAACAAATTGGTACGCTAA
- a CDS encoding 5-(carboxyamino)imidazole ribonucleotide synthase, whose amino-acid sequence MTIANAYPVTQTIRTIGILGGGQLGMMLAQAAMPLGYHCVFLEDSADCPASLYGRVFSSEQLDAFIEAADVFTLEFENTPTATVQQLANLSKSGSKQGMFPPTIALDIAQDRLKEKQMFNTLDIATVPFVSVSSEAELQQACHKLGLPIVLKTSRGGYDGKGQFVIRQDSDIKAAWQELKDAVTGTGSLTQTPAPLIAEGFIHFSRELSIIAARGQNGQVRCYDLVENHHHQGILAKTQAPAIGTSHLFKQATDAITNVMNHLGYVGVMALELFVTKDARGNDTLLANEIAPRVHNSGHWSIEGAVTSQFENHIRAVVNLPLGDTDNVYPAIMINVLGQYPDISEVLNIDGVHYHSYHKAERDDRKIAHITLMPNDVADLEPALAKLVAVLPNKVGLDKKVTSINNPITAEDDLITAKVKADAENRESLANDDNEQQNFESTNSKAEKAKK is encoded by the coding sequence ATGACCATAGCGAACGCTTACCCTGTTACTCAAACTATCCGCACCATTGGTATTTTAGGCGGTGGTCAGCTTGGCATGATGCTGGCACAAGCGGCTATGCCATTGGGCTATCACTGTGTGTTTTTGGAAGACAGCGCTGACTGTCCGGCCAGTCTATATGGGCGCGTTTTTAGCAGCGAGCAATTAGATGCTTTTATTGAAGCAGCTGACGTCTTCACTTTGGAGTTTGAAAATACCCCAACTGCTACCGTTCAGCAACTAGCAAATCTATCAAAATCTGGCAGCAAACAAGGCATGTTTCCGCCAACGATTGCCCTAGATATTGCGCAAGATCGCTTAAAAGAAAAGCAGATGTTTAATACGCTTGATATCGCAACCGTACCTTTCGTGTCTGTTAGTTCAGAGGCGGAATTACAGCAAGCTTGTCATAAGCTTGGATTACCTATCGTACTTAAAACCAGTCGCGGCGGTTATGATGGCAAAGGTCAGTTTGTGATCAGACAAGACAGTGATATCAAAGCCGCTTGGCAAGAGCTAAAGGATGCAGTTACGGGTACAGGCTCACTGACGCAAACGCCAGCGCCATTGATTGCTGAAGGTTTTATTCACTTTAGTCGGGAGCTTTCTATCATCGCCGCACGAGGTCAAAACGGTCAGGTACGCTGTTATGATTTGGTCGAAAACCATCATCATCAGGGTATCTTGGCCAAAACCCAAGCACCAGCTATTGGTACCAGTCATTTATTCAAACAAGCAACTGATGCTATTACCAACGTCATGAATCATTTGGGCTATGTTGGGGTTATGGCGCTTGAGCTATTTGTGACCAAAGACGCTCGCGGCAATGATACTCTACTTGCCAACGAGATAGCGCCACGCGTGCACAATTCTGGTCATTGGAGTATTGAAGGTGCTGTCACCAGCCAATTTGAGAATCATATTCGTGCCGTAGTCAATCTGCCACTAGGCGATACTGACAATGTCTATCCAGCAATTATGATTAATGTCTTGGGGCAATATCCTGATATCAGCGAAGTGCTCAATATCGACGGCGTGCATTATCACAGCTATCATAAAGCGGAGCGCGATGACCGTAAAATTGCCCATATTACCTTGATGCCCAATGATGTAGCTGACTTAGAGCCTGCATTGGCAAAGCTGGTCGCCGTACTGCCTAATAAAGTTGGTCTTGATAAAAAGGTAACGTCTATCAATAACCCGATAACAGCGGAAGATGATCTAATTACTGCTAAAGTAAAGGCTGACGCTGAAAATAGAGAAAGCTTAGCAAATGATGATAATGAGCAACAAAATTTTGAGTCAACCAACTCTAAAGCAGAGAAGGCTAAGAAATAA
- the purE gene encoding 5-(carboxyamino)imidazole ribonucleotide mutase, with product MSIISATINATDQNAPITSPVGQPKVGIIMGSQSDWATMSAAAQLLADFDIAFECEVVSAHRTPDRLFDYAKSAKGNGLQVIIAGAGGAAHLPGMCASQTPLPVFGVPVKSSMLSGWDSLLSIVQMPKGVAVGTLAIGSAGAYNAALLAIQVLALHDESIATKLDHLRNTQTNTILASPTPGIINP from the coding sequence ATGAGCATTATCTCAGCGACGATTAACGCTACTGATCAGAACGCACCTATCACCTCCCCTGTTGGTCAACCAAAAGTTGGCATTATCATGGGTTCGCAGTCTGATTGGGCAACCATGAGCGCAGCAGCACAATTGCTTGCAGACTTTGATATCGCCTTTGAATGTGAAGTGGTTTCAGCACATCGTACGCCTGACAGATTATTCGATTATGCTAAAAGCGCAAAAGGCAACGGCTTGCAAGTGATTATCGCTGGCGCTGGCGGAGCAGCTCATCTGCCCGGTATGTGTGCCAGTCAAACGCCGCTACCTGTCTTTGGTGTCCCTGTAAAATCCTCTATGCTGAGTGGTTGGGACAGCTTACTATCTATCGTTCAGATGCCCAAAGGCGTTGCAGTTGGCACATTAGCTATTGGATCCGCTGGCGCTTATAATGCTGCGCTGCTTGCTATTCAAGTGCTTGCCTTGCATGATGAGTCGATTGCTACTAAACTTGACCATCTGCGTAATACCCAAACCAATACTATCCTTGCCAGTCCAACACCCGGTATTATCAATCCTTAG
- a CDS encoding metallophosphoesterase, which translates to MIIDVIGDIHGYADKLVGLLQQLGYVHNGQYFVPPFGHRALFIGDLIDRGSQQVATLEIVFAMLDADVADAVMGNHEYNALAFATLDPDNSSQYLRSHNKIHTRQHEAFLAEVPFGSETHQYWLRRLCEIPLWLETDYACFVHACWDFDSMEILQPLLTENNCLTTHGLIATSREGTVEFDALERVLKGVETPLPKGLVMVDKEGAKRTRVRVRWWLDKLNTRSLYEVARAPLSALAQIPKDVLAENIDFTLKTHKPVFVGHYWLTGEPEPLSPQVVCTDYSAAVDSGYLTCYQLDSEQPLPLKTSRFIQYHHD; encoded by the coding sequence ATGATTATAGATGTTATCGGCGATATTCACGGCTATGCAGACAAGCTGGTTGGATTGTTACAGCAACTGGGTTATGTGCATAATGGTCAGTACTTTGTACCGCCATTTGGTCATCGTGCGCTATTTATTGGGGATTTGATTGATCGCGGCTCACAGCAGGTAGCGACGTTAGAAATCGTTTTTGCTATGCTCGATGCCGATGTCGCTGATGCGGTGATGGGCAATCATGAATATAATGCTCTCGCCTTTGCCACCCTCGATCCTGATAATAGCAGTCAATATCTGCGCTCACATAATAAGATACATACCCGCCAGCATGAGGCGTTTTTAGCAGAAGTACCCTTTGGTTCAGAGACACATCAATATTGGCTACGACGCTTGTGTGAGATTCCTTTGTGGCTTGAAACCGACTATGCCTGCTTTGTACATGCTTGTTGGGATTTCGATAGTATGGAAATATTGCAGCCGTTATTGACAGAGAATAATTGCCTGACAACCCATGGGCTTATTGCCACTTCTAGAGAAGGTACTGTAGAATTTGATGCATTAGAGCGCGTATTAAAAGGCGTTGAAACGCCGCTGCCTAAAGGCTTAGTGATGGTCGATAAAGAAGGCGCCAAGCGCACGCGCGTACGAGTACGCTGGTGGCTTGATAAGTTGAATACACGCAGTCTTTATGAAGTAGCGCGTGCACCTTTATCGGCATTGGCACAAATTCCTAAAGATGTATTGGCTGAAAATATTGATTTCACTCTGAAAACTCACAAACCTGTCTTTGTCGGACATTATTGGCTAACGGGCGAGCCTGAACCGCTTAGTCCGCAAGTTGTCTGTACCGATTATTCGGCAGCCGTCGATAGCGGTTATCTGACCTGTTATCAGCTCGATAGTGAGCAGCCTTTACCGTTGAAGACCAGTCGTTTTATCCAATATCATCATGATTAA
- a CDS encoding rhomboid family intramembrane serine protease: MFNQTTLIIIITVIVSLLAWQNKAVFNRLIFYPPAVNNGQWDRFVTHGFIHADSMHLLFNMFTLYFFGRAIEGLYQKFLFGYGFLLFYVLAIIVAMIPSYIKHKQSASYLSLGASGGVSAVLFAFILLAPWEKIYLFAIIPIPAILFAVAYVAYSIYSDKRGGSNINHMAHMWGGAFGVIATIILEPQVLPHFLNALLSPGF, encoded by the coding sequence TTGTTTAACCAGACGACGCTTATCATTATTATTACGGTTATTGTCAGTCTATTGGCGTGGCAAAACAAAGCAGTGTTTAATCGACTGATTTTTTATCCCCCAGCAGTGAACAATGGTCAATGGGATCGCTTTGTGACTCATGGATTTATCCATGCTGACAGCATGCACTTGCTCTTTAATATGTTCACTTTATACTTTTTTGGTCGTGCTATTGAGGGCTTATACCAAAAGTTTTTGTTCGGTTATGGCTTTCTGCTTTTCTATGTACTGGCTATTATTGTTGCGATGATTCCAAGTTATATTAAGCACAAGCAAAGTGCCAGCTATTTAAGCCTTGGCGCATCAGGCGGTGTCTCTGCTGTATTGTTTGCGTTTATATTGCTTGCTCCTTGGGAAAAAATCTATCTGTTTGCGATCATTCCTATTCCCGCTATCTTATTTGCAGTGGCCTATGTCGCTTACAGTATCTATTCTGATAAACGCGGCGGCTCAAACATCAATCATATGGCCCATATGTGGGGCGGCGCATTTGGGGTGATAGCCACCATCATTTTAGAGCCACAAGTCCTGCCGCATTTTCTAAATGCGCTGTTGTCGCCGGGGTTTTAA